One genomic segment of Eikenella corrodens includes these proteins:
- a CDS encoding 2-isopropylmalate synthase, with product MKLDIDLLIAYFGGVNALAEALRQHDPEGAASTAAIYKWRTRGSLPLAQLQRLTALAEAQGRPLDLNAFLEQQPTLQRAPAQPGNSRIVVFDTTLRDGEQSPGAAMTKEEKVRVARQLERLGVDVIEAGFAAASPGDWEAVHEIAQTITESTVCSLARAVENDIRKAGEAIAPAPKKRIHTFIATSPIHMEYKLKMKPQQVIDAAVKAVKIAKEYTDDVEFSAEDAVRSDLDFLAKIFTAVIDAGATTINIPDTVGYSVPSAWYERISSIIRSVPNGSKVVWSTHCHNDLGMAVANSLAAIQAGVRQVECTINGLGERAGNASLEEIVMALKVRHDLFGLETGIDTTQIVPASKLVSSITGYPVQPNKAIVGANAFAHESGIHQDGVLKHRETYEIMSAESVGWSANRLSLGKLSGRNAFKTKLAELGIELGSEEALNAAFARFKELADKKREIFDEDLHVLVSDEMSNLTPDRYKFISQRIVTETGELPRAEIVFSADGEEQHAEATGSGPVDAIFKAIESVVQSGAELQIYSVNAVTFGTESQGETGVRLARNGRVANGQGADTDILAATAKAYLSALNKLEGGEKVKAQGGI from the coding sequence ATGAAGCTTGATATTGATCTCCTGATTGCTTATTTCGGTGGCGTAAACGCATTGGCCGAGGCCTTACGCCAGCATGATCCTGAAGGGGCTGCCTCCACCGCAGCCATCTACAAATGGCGCACACGCGGTTCGCTGCCGTTGGCACAGCTGCAAAGGCTGACTGCCTTGGCTGAAGCGCAAGGCAGGCCGTTGGATTTGAATGCTTTTCTGGAGCAGCAGCCTACTTTGCAGCGCGCCCCGGCACAGCCAGGCAATAGCCGCATAGTGGTATTCGATACCACTTTGCGCGATGGTGAGCAATCTCCGGGTGCCGCTATGACTAAGGAAGAAAAAGTGCGCGTGGCACGGCAGTTGGAGCGGTTGGGGGTGGATGTCATCGAGGCCGGTTTTGCTGCAGCCAGCCCCGGCGATTGGGAAGCCGTGCACGAAATTGCCCAAACCATTACCGAATCAACCGTTTGCTCGTTGGCGCGGGCGGTGGAGAACGATATACGCAAGGCTGGCGAGGCGATTGCACCCGCACCGAAAAAGCGCATCCACACCTTTATCGCCACTAGCCCCATCCATATGGAATACAAGCTGAAAATGAAGCCGCAGCAGGTGATCGACGCAGCGGTGAAAGCGGTGAAAATTGCCAAAGAATACACGGACGATGTGGAATTCTCTGCAGAAGATGCAGTGCGCTCCGATTTGGATTTTTTGGCAAAAATCTTCACGGCAGTTATTGATGCGGGTGCCACCACCATCAATATCCCCGATACCGTGGGCTATTCTGTCCCGTCCGCATGGTACGAGCGCATCAGCAGCATCATCCGCAGCGTACCCAACGGCAGTAAAGTGGTTTGGTCCACCCACTGCCACAACGATTTGGGTATGGCTGTGGCCAACTCGCTGGCCGCAATTCAGGCAGGCGTTCGGCAAGTGGAATGCACCATCAACGGCCTGGGCGAACGCGCGGGCAATGCCAGCTTGGAAGAAATTGTGATGGCGCTGAAAGTGCGGCACGACTTATTCGGCTTGGAAACCGGCATTGATACCACCCAAATCGTGCCCGCGTCTAAACTGGTGTCCAGTATCACCGGCTATCCGGTACAGCCCAATAAGGCCATTGTGGGTGCCAACGCTTTTGCCCACGAATCAGGCATCCACCAAGACGGCGTGCTCAAACATCGGGAAACCTATGAAATTATGTCGGCCGAATCGGTGGGCTGGTCGGCTAACCGATTGAGTTTGGGTAAACTTTCCGGCCGCAATGCCTTCAAAACCAAATTGGCCGAGCTGGGCATTGAATTGGGTAGTGAGGAAGCACTCAATGCTGCTTTTGCCCGCTTCAAAGAACTGGCCGATAAAAAACGCGAAATTTTTGACGAAGATTTGCATGTGCTGGTATCGGATGAAATGTCTAATCTCACGCCTGATCGTTATAAATTCATCTCGCAGCGAATCGTTACCGAAACCGGTGAATTGCCGCGCGCCGAAATCGTGTTCAGTGCCGATGGCGAAGAGCAGCACGCCGAAGCCACCGGCTCCGGCCCGGTAGATGCGATTTTCAAGGCCATCGAAAGCGTGGTGCAGAGCGGCGCCGAATTGCAGATTTATTCGGTGAATGCGGTAACCTTCGGCACGGAAAGCCAAGGCGAAACCGGCGTGCGCCTGGCCAGAAACGGCCGCGTAGCCAACGGCCAGGGTGCGGACACTGATATTCTGGCCGCCACCGCCAAAGCCTATCTTTCTGCGTTGAACAAGCTGGAAGGTGGTGAAAAAGTGAAGGCGCAGGGCGGGATTTAG